Proteins encoded by one window of Arachis ipaensis cultivar K30076 chromosome B04, Araip1.1, whole genome shotgun sequence:
- the LOC107636374 gene encoding uncharacterized protein LOC107636374 has product MEQIKKIHNKILTAQSHQKSYADQRRKLLEFNKGDHVFLRVTLTTGVGRAIKAKKLNPHYIGPFQILNRIGPVAYRIALPLHLSNVHDVFHILQLRKYTSKASHILEPESVQLKANLMLQVTSVRIDDTSIKRLRRKKVSLIKVACSRAEIEEHTWELES; this is encoded by the coding sequence ATGGAACAAATTAAGAAAATCCACAACAAAATACTTACCGCTCAGAGTCATCAGAAGAGCTACGCTGATCAGAGACGGAAATTATTAGAATTTAATAAAGGAGATCATGTATTCTTAAGAGTTACTCTAACTACAGGAGTGGGTAGAGCGATCAAGGCAAAGAAATTGAATCCTCATTATATCGGTCCGTTTCAAATCCTAAATAGAATTGGACCGGTGGCATATCGAATAGCTTTACCATTGCATCTTTCGAACGTACATGACGTGTTTCATATTTTGCAACTTCGAAAGTACACTTCTAAAGCCAGCCACATTTTAGAACCTGAATCAGTTCAATTGAAAGCGAATCTGATGCTTCAAGTGACTTCAGTACGAATTGACGATACCAGTATTAAGAGATTGCGCAGAAAGAAAGTTTCGTTGATAAAAGTTGCTTGTAGTcgagctgaaattgaggaacacacttgggaacttgagtcatAA
- the LOC107639236 gene encoding peptidyl-prolyl cis-trans isomerase FKBP62, which yields MEEDFDMPQAEEMNEDFDLPDEDPILKVGEEKEIGNQGLKKKLLKEGQGWDTPEVGDEVEVHYTGTLLDGTKFDSSRDRDSTFKFTLGQGQVIKGWDEGIKTMKKGENALFTIPPALAYGASGSPPTIPPNATLQFDVELLSWTSVKDICKDGGIFKKILKEGEGWENPKDPDEVLVKYEVLLEDGKAVAKSDGVEFSVREGHYCPALSKAVKTMKKGEKVILTVKPQYGFGEKGKPADGDEGAVQPNATLQITLELVSWKTVSEVTDDKKVVKKILSEGQGYERPNEGAVVKVKLTGKLKDGTVFVTKGHEEELFQFRTDEEQVIDGLDRGVMSMKKGEVALLTIAPEYAFGSAESQQELAVVPPNSTVYYEVELVSFEKEKESWDLNTQEKIEAAGKKKEEGNVLFKAGKYVRASKRYDKAVKFIEYDSSFSADEKKQAKTLKVACNLNNAACKLKLKEYKEAEKLCTKVLELESTNVKALYRRAQAYMQLADLDLAEFDIKKALDIDPDNREVKLEYKTLKEKVKEYNKKEQKFYGNIFNKLTKAGS from the exons ATGGAAGAAGACTTCGACATGCCCCAAGCTGAGGAGATGAACGAAGACTTTGATCTCCCCGACGAGGACCCAATCCTAAAGGTGGGCGAGGAGAAGGAGATCGGAAACCAAGGCCTCAAGAAGAAGCTCCTCAAGGAAGGTCAAGGCTGGGATACCCCCGAAGTTGGTGATGAAGTCGAAG TTCACTACACGGGGACTCTGCTTGATGGAACGAAGTTCGATTCGAGCCGCGATAGGGATAGCACTTTCAAGTTCACTCTCGGACAAG GGCAAGTAATTAAAGGATGGGATGAAGGCATTAAAACCATGAAAAAGGGGGAAAATGCTCTTTTCACCATCCCTCCTGCGCTAGCCTATGGTGCATCTGGCTCACCTCCAACTATTCCTCCGAATGCAACACTCCAGTTTGATGTCGAGCTTTTGTCTTGGACTAGTGTAAAGGACATATGTAAGGATGGTGGTATATTTAAGAAAATACTTAAGGAGGGGGAAGGATGGGAAAACCCCAAGGATCCTGATGAAGTATTAG TTAAGTATGAGGTTCTTCTGGAAGATGGAAAGGCTGTGGCTAAGTCTGATGGAGTGGAGTTCAGTGTCAGAGAGG GTCACTATTGTCCTGCATTGTCAAAGGCTGTTAAAACCATGAAGAAGGGAGAGAAAGTTATTTTGACAGTGAAGCCACAAT ATGGATTTGGTGAGAAAGGGAAGCCAGCAGATGGTGATGAAGGAGCAGTTCAACCAAATGCAACATTGCAGATTACTCTCGAGTTAGTCTCTTGGAAGACTGTGTCTGAGGTAACTGATGACAAGAAAGTGGTGAAGAAGATACTCAGTGAAGGGCAAGGATATGAGCGGCCAAATGAGGGGGCTGTTGTGAAAG TGAAACTGACTGGTAAGCTGAAAGATGGCACTGTCTTTGTGACAAAGGGCCATGAAGAGGAGCTGTTTCAATTTAGAACAGACGAAG AGCAAGTCATTGATGGGCTTGATAGAGGTGTAATGTCCATGAAGAAAGGTGAAGTGGCATTACTGACTATTGCACCTGAGTATGCTTTCGGTTCGGCAGAATCCCAGCAAGAGTTGGCTGTTGTTCCTCCTAACTCAACTGTGTATTATGAGGTGGAGCTAGTTTCGTTCGAGAAG GAGAAGGAGTCCTGGGATCTGAACACTCAAGAGAAAATTGAAGCTGCTggtaagaagaaagaagaaggaaatgtATTATTTAAAGCTGGTAAATATGTAAGAGCTTCCAAAAGATATGATAAG GCAGTAAAGTTTATAGAATATGATTCCTCCTTCAGCGCTGATGAGAAAAAACAGGCCAAGACCTTGAAGGTTGCCTGCAATCTGAACAATGCTGCTTGCAAGTTGAAGTTAAAAGAATATAAAGAAGCAGAGAAATTGTGTACAAAG GTCCTGGAGCTTGAGAGTACCAACGTGAAAGCTCTTTACAGAAGGGCCCAGGCATATATGCAGTTGGCTGATTTGGATTTGGCTGAATTTGACATTAAGAAAGCTCTTGATATTGATCCTGACAATAG GGAGGTAAAGCTGGAGTACAAGActttgaaggagaaggttaaggAGTATAACAAAAAGGAGCAGAAGTTTTATGGAAACATATTCAACAAGTTGACAAAGGCTGGTTCTTGA